The following are from one region of the Streptomyces tuirus genome:
- a CDS encoding ATP-binding protein, protein MSTTRPYPPGDRGPEPGGASGASEGGVAAAGAAAEGVDAPSGAAAPPGGRQVRRLSFEGESGVVPLARDFTRQALYAWGWLPAASADQRAAAEDVLLVVSELVTNACLHAEGPDQLRITCDNKVIRVEVADRGTGQPAPRTPHRAGRPGGHGMFIVQRLCLDWGVVRAPGVSGKTVWAELGAPA, encoded by the coding sequence ATGAGCACCACCCGGCCTTACCCGCCGGGCGACCGCGGGCCGGAGCCCGGCGGCGCTTCCGGGGCGTCCGAGGGTGGCGTAGCGGCGGCCGGTGCGGCCGCCGAGGGCGTGGACGCGCCGTCCGGGGCCGCGGCGCCGCCGGGCGGCCGGCAGGTGCGCCGGCTGAGCTTCGAGGGCGAGAGCGGCGTGGTTCCGCTGGCCCGCGACTTCACCCGCCAGGCGTTGTACGCGTGGGGCTGGCTGCCCGCCGCCTCCGCCGACCAGCGGGCCGCCGCCGAGGATGTGCTGCTGGTCGTCTCCGAACTGGTCACCAACGCCTGCCTGCACGCCGAGGGGCCGGACCAGCTGCGGATCACCTGCGACAACAAGGTCATCCGCGTCGAGGTCGCCGACCGGGGCACCGGTCAGCCCGCCCCCCGCACCCCGCACCGCGCGGGGCGCCCGGGCGGTCATGGCATGTTCATCGTCCAGCGCCTGTGCCTGGACTGGGGCGTCGTCCGGGCGCCGGGTGTCTCCGGCAAGACGGTGTGGGCAGAACTGGGCGCACCCGCCTGA
- the purE gene encoding 5-(carboxyamino)imidazole ribonucleotide mutase, which produces MSPVVGIVMGSDSDWPVMEAAAKALDEFEIAYEVDVVSAHRMPREMVAYGEQADARGLKVIIAGAGGAAHLPGMLASVTPLPVIGVPVPLKYLDGMDSLLSIVQMPAGVPVATVSVAGARNAGLLAARILAAHDEELRGRMRDFQQELNDQATEKGKRLRSKVEGSGGFGFGAGK; this is translated from the coding sequence ATGAGCCCTGTTGTTGGCATCGTCATGGGGTCGGACTCCGACTGGCCCGTCATGGAGGCCGCCGCCAAGGCCCTCGACGAGTTCGAGATCGCCTACGAGGTCGACGTCGTCTCCGCGCACCGCATGCCGCGCGAGATGGTCGCCTACGGCGAGCAGGCCGACGCCCGCGGGCTCAAGGTGATCATCGCCGGGGCGGGCGGCGCCGCCCACCTGCCCGGCATGCTCGCCTCCGTGACCCCGCTGCCCGTCATCGGTGTGCCCGTGCCGCTGAAGTACCTCGACGGCATGGACAGCCTCCTGTCGATCGTGCAGATGCCGGCCGGTGTCCCGGTCGCGACGGTCTCCGTCGCCGGTGCCCGCAACGCCGGTCTGCTCGCCGCCCGCATTCTCGCCGCGCACGACGAGGAACTGCGCGGCCGGATGCGCGACTTCCAGCAGGAGCTGAACGACCAGGCCACCGAGAAGGGCAAGCGCCTGCGCTCCAAGGTCGAGGGCTCGGGCGGGTTCGGCTTCGGCGCGGGGAAGTGA
- a CDS encoding STAS domain-containing protein, giving the protein MDRGTVGSTQSGRLLVEVREEGSSAVVTPAGELDHHTADLLREPLEDCLAKGFKRLVIDCARLEFCDSTGLNVLLGARLKAEAAGGGVSLAGMQPVVARVFEITGADAVFSVHDSLEAALADESG; this is encoded by the coding sequence ATGGACCGCGGGACGGTCGGCAGTACACAGTCTGGCCGGCTTCTGGTGGAGGTGCGGGAAGAGGGCTCTAGCGCAGTCGTGACCCCGGCGGGTGAGTTGGATCACCACACCGCCGACTTGTTGCGCGAGCCACTCGAGGACTGCCTCGCCAAGGGATTCAAGCGCCTGGTCATCGACTGCGCACGCCTGGAGTTCTGTGACTCCACGGGGCTCAACGTGCTCCTCGGGGCACGGCTGAAGGCGGAGGCCGCCGGGGGCGGCGTCTCGCTCGCCGGCATGCAGCCGGTGGTGGCACGCGTGTTCGAGATCACGGGTGCGGATGCGGTCTTCAGCGTCCATGACTCGCTCGAGGCGGCCCTGGCCGACGAGTCGGGCTGA
- a CDS encoding LPXTG cell wall anchor domain-containing protein: MSYRKRTAALASAAALAGSAVWMAAPVARAEVVDVNYQCKTPIGDKSAVSPIDIEGVKSGSGYRITMSWQKGVSSSPVELGKGAMTPSATIALGGTDSGTLSVSGPANDAAIPASTPIKISDLSGTYTPKKSGEVTFTAGVLTIKALGTTTTCTPTNDPGPSLTLDVSAGAAGGAGGSAQGGGSGADTGDGLPQTGPEDSAVALGTLGGTVLLAGAAGALWLTRRHQGARAGG; encoded by the coding sequence GTGTCGTACCGGAAACGAACCGCCGCACTCGCGTCCGCCGCGGCCCTGGCCGGCTCGGCGGTGTGGATGGCCGCCCCCGTCGCCCGGGCCGAGGTCGTCGACGTCAACTACCAGTGCAAGACGCCGATCGGCGACAAGAGTGCCGTCTCGCCCATCGACATCGAGGGCGTCAAGAGCGGCAGCGGCTACCGGATCACCATGTCCTGGCAGAAGGGCGTCTCCTCCAGCCCGGTCGAACTGGGCAAGGGCGCGATGACGCCGAGCGCCACCATCGCCCTGGGCGGCACCGACAGCGGCACCCTCTCGGTGTCCGGCCCCGCCAACGACGCCGCGATCCCCGCCAGCACGCCCATCAAGATCAGCGATCTGAGCGGCACGTACACGCCGAAGAAGAGCGGCGAGGTCACCTTCACGGCCGGAGTGCTCACCATCAAGGCGCTCGGCACGACGACCACGTGCACCCCGACGAACGACCCGGGCCCGTCCCTCACCCTGGACGTCAGCGCCGGGGCCGCGGGCGGTGCCGGCGGTTCCGCCCAGGGCGGCGGCTCCGGCGCTGACACCGGTGACGGACTTCCGCAGACCGGGCCCGAGGACTCGGCCGTCGCGCTCGGCACCCTCGGCGGCACGGTCCTGCTCGCCGGCGCGGCGGGGGCTCTGTGGCTGACACGACGTCACCAGGGAGCTCGGGCGGGCGGTTGA
- a CDS encoding peptide MFS transporter, which produces MASSLTKDSARPGTPGSEKTFFGHPRGLATLFMTEMWERFSYYGMRALLPLYLVAPGGLHLSAGTATAIYAVYLSLVYLLTLPGGWFADRVLGPRKTVAAAGVVIMIGHLCLALPAAASFYVGLSLVAIGSGLLKANISTMVGHLYDGPEDPRRDGGFTVFYIGINLGAFIAPLVIGTVGENVDWHLGFALAALGMALGIVQFLLGSRHLDARSSVVPTPLTPAEKASTLRKGLIWLAIAVVFYGLVGGTGHFTLNWALIPLTLLGLIVPILVISRIMRDKDLDSGERSKVSAYIWFFVAAAVFWMIYDQGGSTLSLFAEESADNTVFGWEFPVSWYQSVNPVLIMALAPVFAWLWLWLNRRGKEPSTIVKFASGLVLVGASFFLFLAPLSIAEGGHKAAAMWLVAIYFVQTVGELTLSPVGLSVTTKMAPAKYASQMMGVWFLAVTAGDSVTALLSNPAVGGVNLDKAGFVALEAALAVVAGFAVFMYRRKVKAMMGDVR; this is translated from the coding sequence ATGGCGTCCAGCCTGACGAAGGACTCGGCCCGACCGGGCACCCCCGGTTCCGAGAAGACCTTCTTCGGCCACCCCCGCGGACTGGCCACTCTGTTCATGACCGAGATGTGGGAGCGATTCTCCTACTACGGCATGAGGGCCCTGCTCCCGCTGTACCTGGTGGCCCCGGGTGGCCTGCACCTGTCGGCGGGCACGGCGACGGCGATCTACGCCGTGTACCTGTCGCTGGTGTACCTGCTCACCCTGCCCGGCGGCTGGTTCGCCGACCGGGTGCTCGGCCCCCGCAAGACGGTCGCCGCCGCGGGTGTGGTCATCATGATCGGCCACCTGTGCCTGGCGCTGCCCGCCGCCGCGAGCTTCTACGTCGGCCTGAGCCTGGTCGCCATCGGATCCGGTCTGCTGAAGGCCAACATCTCCACGATGGTCGGCCACCTCTACGACGGCCCGGAGGACCCGCGCCGCGACGGTGGCTTCACGGTCTTCTACATCGGCATCAACCTCGGCGCCTTCATCGCGCCGCTGGTCATCGGCACCGTCGGTGAGAACGTCGACTGGCACCTGGGCTTCGCGCTGGCCGCGCTCGGCATGGCGCTGGGCATCGTCCAGTTCCTGCTCGGCAGCCGCCACCTGGACGCCCGGAGCAGCGTGGTCCCGACCCCGCTGACGCCCGCCGAGAAGGCGTCCACCCTGCGCAAGGGCCTGATCTGGCTGGCCATCGCCGTGGTCTTCTACGGCCTCGTCGGCGGCACCGGCCACTTCACCCTGAACTGGGCCCTGATCCCGCTCACGCTCCTCGGCCTGATCGTGCCGATCCTGGTCATCTCCCGGATCATGCGTGACAAGGACCTGGACTCCGGCGAGCGGTCGAAGGTGTCGGCGTACATCTGGTTCTTCGTCGCCGCCGCCGTGTTCTGGATGATCTACGACCAGGGCGGCTCGACCCTGTCGCTGTTCGCCGAGGAGAGCGCCGACAACACGGTCTTCGGCTGGGAGTTCCCGGTCTCCTGGTACCAGTCGGTCAACCCGGTCCTGATCATGGCGCTGGCGCCGGTCTTCGCGTGGCTGTGGCTGTGGCTGAACCGGCGCGGCAAGGAGCCGAGCACCATCGTGAAGTTCGCCTCCGGTCTGGTGCTGGTGGGCGCGTCCTTCTTCCTCTTCCTCGCCCCGCTGTCGATCGCCGAGGGCGGTCACAAGGCCGCGGCGATGTGGCTGGTCGCGATCTACTTCGTGCAGACCGTCGGTGAGCTGACGCTGTCCCCGGTGGGTCTGTCCGTGACGACGAAGATGGCTCCGGCGAAGTACGCCTCGCAGATGATGGGCGTCTGGTTCCTCGCGGTCACCGCGGGCGACTCCGTCACCGCGCTGCTGTCCAACCCGGCCGTCGGCGGGGTCAACCTGGACAAGGCGGGCTTCGTGGCGCTGGAGGCAGCGCTCGCCGTGGTCGCCGGCTTCGCGGTGTTCATGTACCGCAGGAAGGTCAAGGCCATGATGGGCGACGTCCGCTGA
- a CDS encoding GtrA family protein: protein MGHGASRLRRIVREVAKFGAVGGAGVLVNLAVFNLVRHTTDLQVVRASVIATVVAIVFNYVGFRYFTYRDRDKSRRTREMTLFLLFSAVGLVIENGVLYAATYGFGWNTPLQNNVFKFLGIGVATLFRFWSYRSWVFRALPAREGDPAPVLRNEPAVPPKTKQRVP from the coding sequence ATGGGACATGGTGCCTCTCGGCTCCGACGGATCGTCCGCGAAGTCGCCAAGTTCGGCGCGGTGGGCGGTGCCGGGGTGCTGGTCAACCTCGCCGTCTTCAACCTGGTGCGGCACACCACCGACCTCCAGGTGGTGCGCGCGAGTGTGATCGCCACCGTCGTCGCGATCGTCTTCAACTACGTCGGCTTCCGCTACTTCACGTACCGCGACCGGGACAAGAGCCGCCGCACGCGTGAGATGACTCTCTTCCTGCTGTTCAGCGCGGTCGGCCTGGTCATCGAGAACGGCGTCCTGTACGCGGCCACGTACGGCTTCGGCTGGAACACCCCGCTCCAGAACAACGTCTTCAAGTTCCTGGGCATCGGCGTCGCGACCCTGTTCCGCTTCTGGTCCTACCGCTCCTGGGTCTTCCGCGCACTCCCCGCCCGCGAGGGCGACCCGGCCCCGGTCCTGCGGAACGAGCCGGCCGTCCCTCCGAAGACGAAGCAGCGGGTGCCGTAG
- a CDS encoding 5-(carboxyamino)imidazole ribonucleotide synthase yields the protein MTFPVVGMVGGGQLARMTHEAGIPLGIRFKLLSDTPQDSAAQVVSDVVIGDYRDLGTLREFARGCDVITFDHEHVPTEHLRALEADGIPVRPGPDALVHAQDKGVMRAKLDAIGVPCPRHRIVSDPQDVAAFAAEGEGFPVVLKTVRGGYDGKGVWVVDSVEEAADPFKAGVPVLAEEKVDYVRELAANVVRSPHGQAVAYPVVESQQVNGVCDTVVAPAPDLDEALALEASEMALNIAKELGVVGHLAVELFQTRDGRILVNELAMRPHNSGHWSMDGAVTSQFANHVRAVLDLPLGDPRPRAPWTVMVNVLGGDYPDMYSAYLHCMARDPQLKIHMYGKDVKPGRKVGHVNTYGDDLDDVLERARHAAGYLRGTITE from the coding sequence GTGACGTTCCCCGTAGTCGGCATGGTCGGCGGTGGCCAGCTCGCTCGTATGACACACGAGGCTGGCATCCCGCTGGGCATCAGGTTCAAGCTCCTCAGTGACACCCCGCAGGACTCCGCTGCGCAGGTCGTGAGCGATGTCGTCATCGGCGACTATCGCGACCTCGGCACACTGCGCGAGTTCGCCCGTGGGTGCGATGTGATCACCTTCGATCACGAACACGTACCCACCGAGCACCTCCGGGCCCTGGAGGCGGACGGCATCCCCGTGCGCCCCGGCCCCGACGCGCTCGTGCACGCCCAGGACAAGGGGGTGATGCGAGCGAAGCTCGACGCGATCGGCGTGCCCTGCCCCCGGCACCGGATCGTGAGCGACCCGCAGGACGTGGCGGCCTTCGCGGCCGAGGGCGAGGGATTCCCGGTCGTCCTCAAGACCGTCCGCGGCGGCTACGACGGCAAGGGCGTGTGGGTCGTCGACTCCGTCGAGGAGGCCGCCGACCCGTTCAAGGCCGGTGTCCCCGTGCTCGCCGAGGAGAAGGTCGACTACGTCCGGGAGCTGGCCGCCAACGTCGTCCGCTCCCCGCACGGCCAGGCCGTGGCCTACCCGGTGGTGGAGTCGCAGCAGGTCAACGGCGTCTGCGACACGGTCGTCGCCCCGGCGCCCGACCTCGACGAGGCCCTCGCCCTGGAGGCCTCCGAGATGGCGCTGAACATCGCCAAGGAGCTCGGCGTCGTCGGGCACCTCGCGGTCGAGCTGTTCCAGACCCGCGACGGGCGGATCCTCGTCAACGAGCTGGCGATGCGCCCGCACAACTCCGGCCACTGGTCGATGGACGGCGCCGTCACCAGCCAGTTCGCCAACCACGTCCGCGCGGTCCTGGACCTGCCCCTCGGCGACCCGCGCCCGCGCGCCCCGTGGACGGTCATGGTCAACGTCCTCGGCGGCGACTACCCGGACATGTACTCCGCGTACCTGCACTGCATGGCCCGCGACCCCCAGCTCAAGATCCACATGTACGGCAAGGACGTGAAGCCCGGCCGCAAGGTCGGACACGTCAACACCTACGGCGACGACCTGGACGACGTGCTGGAGCGCGCCCGTCACGCTGCCGGCTACCTGAGAGGCACCATCACCGAATGA
- a CDS encoding response regulator transcription factor: MTRVLLAEDDASISEPLARALRREGYEVEVREDGPTALDAGLQGGVDLVVLDLGLPGMDGLEVARRLRGEGHAIPILILTARADEVDTVVGLDAGADDYVTKPFRLAELLARVRALLRRGASEPQQPPATHGVRIDVESHRAWMGEEELQLTAKEFDLLRVLVRDAGRVVTRDQLMREVWDTTWWSSTKTLDMHISWLRKKLGDDAANPRYIATVRGVGFRFEKS, from the coding sequence ATGACCCGTGTACTGCTCGCCGAGGACGATGCGTCCATCTCGGAGCCGCTGGCCCGTGCTCTGCGCCGGGAGGGCTACGAGGTCGAGGTCCGCGAGGACGGACCCACCGCTCTCGACGCCGGACTGCAGGGCGGAGTCGACCTGGTCGTGCTCGACCTCGGTCTGCCCGGCATGGACGGACTGGAGGTGGCCCGCCGCCTGCGGGGCGAAGGCCACGCCATCCCGATCCTCATCCTGACCGCGCGCGCCGACGAGGTGGACACCGTCGTCGGGCTCGACGCGGGCGCCGACGACTACGTCACCAAGCCGTTCCGGCTCGCCGAACTGCTCGCACGGGTGCGGGCCCTGCTCCGGCGCGGCGCCTCCGAGCCGCAGCAGCCCCCCGCCACGCACGGCGTGCGCATCGACGTCGAGTCGCACCGCGCCTGGATGGGCGAGGAGGAGCTCCAGCTCACCGCCAAGGAGTTCGACCTGCTGCGGGTGCTGGTGCGCGACGCGGGCCGGGTCGTCACCCGCGACCAGCTGATGCGGGAGGTCTGGGACACCACCTGGTGGTCGTCGACCAAGACCCTCGACATGCACATCTCCTGGCTGCGCAAGAAGCTCGGCGACGACGCGGCCAACCCCCGCTACATCGCCACCGTGCGCGGTGTGGGTTTCCGTTTCGAGAAGAGCTGA
- a CDS encoding ATP-binding protein, which produces MRRRLIQSTLAVVLVVIAVFGVSLVIVETRTISNSAQERVESEAVRLASIVDSRLFGAQQVDAEVLRKQVTQDRYYAVIRIPGKSPIEVGTKPAGDVISATAPGEEGETVVVQEPRSSVTREVGRTLLIIALVALLAVVAAVLLAVRQANRLASPLTDLAETAERLGSGDPRPRHKRYGVPELDRVADVLDGSAERIARMLTAERRLAADASHQLRTPLTALSMRLEEITLTDDPDTVKEEATIALTQVERLTDVVERLLTNSRDPRTGSAVSFDLDEVIQQQLAEWRPAYRSAGRAIVSSGKRHLRAVGTPGAVAQVLAALIENSLMHGGGTVALRTRVTGNQAVIEVTDEGPGIPGDLGARIFERAISGRNSTGIGLAVARDLAEADGGRLEMLQTKPPVFGLFLSRIPLNKPEDDGEPTVR; this is translated from the coding sequence ATGCGTCGCCGACTGATCCAGTCCACGCTCGCCGTGGTGCTCGTCGTGATCGCCGTTTTCGGCGTCTCCCTCGTCATCGTCGAGACCCGGACGATCAGCAACAGCGCCCAGGAACGGGTGGAGTCCGAGGCGGTCCGGCTCGCCAGCATCGTCGACAGCCGGCTCTTCGGGGCGCAGCAGGTCGACGCGGAGGTGCTGCGCAAGCAGGTCACCCAGGACCGCTACTACGCGGTGATCCGCATCCCCGGGAAGTCGCCCATCGAGGTCGGCACGAAGCCCGCCGGGGACGTCATCAGCGCGACCGCGCCCGGCGAGGAGGGCGAGACGGTCGTCGTCCAGGAGCCGCGCTCCTCGGTGACCCGTGAGGTCGGCCGCACCCTGCTGATCATCGCGCTGGTCGCGCTGCTCGCGGTGGTGGCCGCGGTGCTGCTGGCCGTCCGCCAGGCCAACCGGCTGGCGTCGCCGCTGACCGACCTCGCGGAGACGGCCGAGCGGCTCGGCTCGGGCGATCCACGCCCCCGGCACAAGCGGTACGGGGTGCCCGAGCTGGACCGGGTGGCGGACGTGCTGGACGGCTCCGCCGAGCGCATCGCCCGCATGCTCACCGCCGAACGCCGGCTGGCCGCGGACGCCTCCCACCAGCTGCGCACCCCGCTGACGGCGCTGTCGATGCGGCTGGAGGAGATCACCCTCACCGACGACCCGGACACGGTGAAGGAGGAGGCGACCATCGCGCTGACGCAGGTCGAGCGGCTCACGGACGTCGTGGAGCGGCTGCTGACGAACTCCCGCGATCCGCGCACCGGCTCCGCCGTCTCCTTCGACCTCGACGAGGTCATCCAGCAGCAGCTCGCGGAGTGGCGGCCGGCGTACCGCAGCGCGGGGCGGGCGATCGTCAGCTCCGGCAAACGGCATCTGCGCGCGGTGGGCACGCCCGGCGCGGTCGCTCAGGTGCTGGCCGCGCTGATCGAGAACTCCCTCATGCACGGCGGCGGCACGGTGGCCCTGCGCACCCGCGTCACCGGCAACCAGGCGGTTATCGAGGTCACGGACGAGGGCCCCGGCATCCCCGGCGACCTCGGCGCCCGGATCTTCGAGCGGGCGATCAGCGGCCGCAACTCCACGGGCATCGGCCTGGCCGTGGCCCGCGACCTGGCGGAGGCCGACGGCGGCCGCCTGGAGATGCTCCAGACCAAGCCCCCGGTCTTCGGCCTGTTCCTGTCCCGCATCCCGCTGAACAAGCCCGAGGACGACGGGGAACCCACGGTCCGCTAG